The Halopseudomonas sabulinigri genome window below encodes:
- a CDS encoding class I SAM-dependent methyltransferase yields the protein MDYYIERAEELFAAYQAVAPEAVHSAWLHLLPTQPGLACDIGAGSGRDARWLASLGWNVTAVEPSDKLRQLGASHTTAQRCSPGSVTWLDDTLPELKRLRSLDQRFQLILISAVWMHLPPTQHERAMRIVSDLLTPGGILVISLRIGEDKEQRFHPVTAQQLQNLAQGRALAPKVYQRQPDLTRPSIEWDCLAFVLPDDGSGSLPLLRNIIVNDNKSASYKLGLLRALIRIAEGTPGMVTRRDEAWVEIPFGLVALYWLKMYMPLVLKHNLIQTPTADHANQKGYGWASSHFYKLHTLSPYDLRVGATFDAETAASLIAALKDICRNIEAMPVKYITYPGQAKQVFESNRLGGRFAKGAWQCNKQTLSEFGTFRVPACLWQTFSQHACWLEPAILSEWTRLMRSWSMHYDPGVYERALQWNEDRRDTAEVRNRIAAMQRVGRDVSCVWSHKHLGPDRYAVDHCFPWARWLNNDLWNLVPAAEAINSAKGDKLPSALLLENSKELILDWWNEAYLSDQKFSERFLIEAEAALPLVSQQSTVGDIFAAMQHQRAKLKASQQLAEWSFS from the coding sequence ATGGATTACTACATCGAACGCGCGGAAGAGCTATTCGCCGCCTATCAGGCCGTTGCGCCGGAAGCTGTCCACTCGGCTTGGCTCCATCTGTTGCCCACACAACCGGGGCTGGCCTGCGACATCGGCGCAGGTTCAGGTAGAGACGCGCGCTGGCTCGCCAGTCTGGGCTGGAATGTTACGGCCGTGGAGCCCAGCGATAAGCTGCGCCAACTCGGCGCCTCGCACACTACAGCCCAACGCTGCAGCCCTGGTTCAGTAACCTGGCTGGATGACACCCTGCCCGAACTCAAACGCCTACGCTCACTGGATCAGCGCTTTCAACTGATCCTTATCAGCGCCGTGTGGATGCACCTGCCACCTACCCAACACGAACGGGCCATGCGAATTGTCAGCGACCTGCTGACTCCGGGCGGAATTCTGGTTATCTCGTTGCGAATTGGTGAAGACAAGGAGCAGCGCTTTCATCCGGTCACGGCGCAACAGCTACAAAACCTCGCACAGGGCCGCGCACTGGCCCCAAAGGTCTACCAAAGACAACCCGACCTCACCCGCCCCAGTATAGAGTGGGACTGCCTGGCTTTTGTGTTGCCTGATGATGGCAGCGGCAGCCTTCCCCTGTTGCGCAACATCATCGTCAACGACAACAAGTCAGCGTCCTACAAACTAGGACTACTGCGCGCGCTGATCCGCATAGCAGAAGGCACACCCGGCATGGTCACCCGACGAGATGAAGCCTGGGTGGAAATACCCTTTGGGCTGGTCGCGCTCTACTGGCTGAAGATGTACATGCCACTTGTGCTGAAACACAACCTGATCCAGACCCCGACCGCCGATCATGCCAACCAGAAAGGCTACGGCTGGGCCAGTAGTCACTTTTACAAACTGCATACGCTATCACCCTACGATCTGCGCGTTGGTGCAACTTTTGATGCCGAAACCGCCGCCAGCCTGATCGCTGCGCTCAAGGATATCTGCCGCAATATCGAAGCCATGCCAGTCAAGTACATAACCTACCCCGGTCAGGCCAAGCAGGTATTCGAAAGCAACCGCCTCGGGGGACGTTTCGCCAAAGGCGCCTGGCAATGCAACAAGCAAACACTTAGCGAGTTCGGCACGTTCAGAGTCCCCGCATGCCTATGGCAAACCTTCTCCCAGCACGCCTGCTGGCTGGAACCTGCCATTCTCAGTGAATGGACGCGGCTGATGCGCTCATGGAGCATGCACTACGACCCCGGCGTTTACGAACGCGCCCTGCAGTGGAATGAAGACAGGCGCGACACCGCAGAAGTCAGAAACAGAATCGCCGCAATGCAGCGGGTAGGCCGCGACGTCTCATGCGTCTGGAGCCATAAACACCTAGGCCCCGACCGCTACGCCGTGGACCACTGCTTCCCCTGGGCTCGCTGGCTCAATAATGACCTATGGAATCTGGTGCCCGCAGCTGAAGCCATCAACAGCGCAAAGGGAGACAAACTTCCTTCCGCCCTCCTCCTGGAAAATTCGAAAGAGTTGATACTCGACTGGTGGAATGAAGCCTACCTCTCGGATCAGAAGTTTTCCGAGCGCTTTCTGATTGAGGCTGAAGCGGCGCTGCCATTGGTTTCGCAGCAGAGCACCGTGGGAGATATTTTTGCGGCGATGCAGCATCAGCGAGCGAAATTGAAGGCTAGCCAGCAGTTGGCAGAGTGGTCGTTTAGCTGA
- a CDS encoding DUF3883 domain-containing protein: MANGPWSQEEVRLAVADYKRMLVQQLSGQKYSKTHHRRALQSMLNGRSEGSIERKHQNISAILNELECPWIIGYKPLGNYQALLVQAVLETLVNDPIFDQAARHASEQPAIVPMGVNFDYWIEPIPQPTDISEPANTPTFLAMKRDYVAREARNRSLGLAGEELVFSYEQQRLERSGYGSLAGKVEHTSVKRGDGAGYDILSFETDGRERFIEVKTTAFAKATPFYISRNEVEFSKVTSDRYHLYRLFEFRTKPRMFALAGNMQQQLRLDPATYLASLG; this comes from the coding sequence ATGGCGAACGGACCCTGGAGTCAAGAAGAAGTCCGCTTGGCGGTTGCAGACTACAAGAGGATGCTCGTACAACAACTGAGCGGGCAGAAATACAGTAAAACCCACCACCGCCGCGCCTTGCAATCAATGCTGAATGGCCGGTCGGAAGGGTCTATTGAGCGCAAACATCAAAATATCAGCGCCATACTAAATGAACTGGAGTGCCCGTGGATCATCGGCTACAAGCCGCTCGGAAATTACCAGGCACTGCTCGTCCAAGCCGTCCTAGAGACACTGGTGAACGACCCAATATTCGACCAAGCTGCGCGTCACGCTAGTGAGCAGCCAGCCATTGTTCCAATGGGAGTGAACTTCGATTATTGGATCGAGCCTATTCCCCAGCCAACAGATATTAGTGAACCCGCCAATACACCAACGTTTCTAGCCATGAAGCGCGACTACGTGGCGCGCGAAGCTCGGAACCGCTCGCTTGGCCTGGCTGGAGAAGAGTTGGTCTTCAGCTATGAACAACAGCGCTTAGAACGCAGTGGCTACGGATCACTTGCTGGCAAAGTAGAACACACGTCAGTCAAGCGAGGAGACGGAGCCGGCTACGACATCCTCTCGTTCGAAACCGATGGTAGGGAAAGATTTATCGAGGTAAAGACCACCGCGTTTGCAAAAGCCACGCCCTTCTACATCAGTCGCAACGAAGTAGAATTCTCCAAAGTCACATCTGATCGTTACCACCTTTACCGGCTCTTCGAGTTTAGAACAAAGCCTCGAATGTTCGCTTTAGCGGGCAACATGCAACAGCAATTGCGACTTGATCCGGCGACCTATCTTGCTTCGTTGGGTTAG
- a CDS encoding phosphorylase family protein, whose protein sequence is MNILIIDDNRAKILPLIRGMIALNISRDDIHTAESASDARLKLRSESYDLVVLDLCLPEVIEENPSLDVVKQLLDELHDSEEGLRKPKLIVGFSAYDDYISEVRSLQTCGSMVFHHYDEKTDDWLKAILNCAQYMINLESGKRHDVEPVDLCIIAALYNPECTAILDLPWNWGDWELLDQSTPVRRGSFTSGKKTYSVVVAHSLRMGMVAATILATRLIALCKPRFLVMPGICAGVPGKTNYGDVLLANPSWDYQCGKRLSNDEGSQFYIAPHQIHVSESIESRVLQIARTPGFLAKIKDEWRGEKPDTELRLHSGPVACGSAVLADYRIVEDIIENQQRALLGIEMEIYGIYSAANSAPEPKPIFFAVKSVCDHADNQKNDSYQKYSAFTSARVIQEFFERYISEF, encoded by the coding sequence TTGAATATTTTAATTATTGATGATAATCGAGCGAAAATTCTGCCGCTAATCAGAGGCATGATCGCGCTAAACATTTCTAGAGATGACATTCATACTGCAGAATCCGCTTCGGATGCGCGATTAAAGCTTCGCTCGGAATCGTACGATTTGGTGGTTCTGGACTTGTGTCTTCCAGAAGTTATAGAAGAAAATCCCTCTTTAGATGTGGTTAAGCAGTTGCTTGATGAGTTGCACGACTCAGAAGAAGGGCTGCGTAAGCCTAAGTTGATTGTTGGTTTTTCTGCCTACGATGATTATATTTCAGAAGTCCGAAGTCTGCAGACTTGTGGCTCTATGGTTTTTCATCACTATGATGAGAAAACTGATGACTGGCTGAAAGCCATCTTGAACTGCGCCCAGTACATGATCAACTTAGAGTCTGGTAAAAGGCACGATGTAGAGCCTGTTGATTTGTGCATAATCGCAGCGCTTTACAATCCTGAGTGCACTGCAATACTTGACTTGCCTTGGAACTGGGGTGATTGGGAGCTGCTAGACCAGAGCACTCCAGTCAGACGAGGAAGCTTCACTTCAGGTAAGAAAACGTACTCTGTGGTGGTAGCCCACAGCTTAAGAATGGGTATGGTTGCAGCTACCATATTGGCAACTAGGCTGATTGCTCTGTGCAAGCCTCGATTTCTTGTTATGCCTGGTATTTGTGCAGGTGTTCCTGGAAAGACTAACTATGGCGACGTTCTTCTTGCGAATCCAAGTTGGGATTACCAGTGTGGTAAGCGCCTATCGAATGATGAAGGGTCGCAGTTTTACATCGCGCCTCATCAGATTCATGTTAGCGAGTCAATTGAATCGCGCGTTTTGCAAATCGCTAGAACGCCAGGTTTTCTCGCAAAAATCAAAGATGAATGGCGAGGAGAAAAGCCTGATACAGAACTGCGCCTTCACTCTGGACCGGTTGCTTGTGGCTCAGCTGTATTGGCGGACTACAGGATAGTAGAGGACATTATTGAGAATCAGCAGCGAGCTCTGCTCGGAATCGAAATGGAAATCTACGGTATCTATAGTGCCGCGAACAGCGCCCCAGAGCCTAAACCAATTTTCTTTGCGGTGAAATCTGTATGCGACCATGCAGACAATCAAAAAAACGATAGTTACCAAAAATATTCCGCATTCACAAGCGCGAGAGTTATTCAGGAATTCTTTGAAAGGTATATCTCCGAGTTCTGA
- a CDS encoding response regulator transcription factor — MRLLLVEDEGPKSEKITSCLVDVFPGIDINLARSVRSALKKLDLVQYDLVVLDMSLPTFDISEDEHGGRPQGFGGVEVMRDMVNYEMITPVIVVTAYEYFSVDSDEDLAHGKESTLIELKCELGDEFPEIFIELIKYDTFTDEWQTQLVESIMAIEGLF; from the coding sequence ATGAGATTGTTACTTGTTGAGGATGAGGGGCCTAAAAGTGAAAAGATCACCTCTTGCCTTGTAGATGTATTCCCGGGAATTGACATCAATCTCGCTAGGTCTGTGCGTTCGGCGCTCAAGAAACTTGACCTGGTTCAGTACGATTTGGTGGTGTTGGATATGTCCCTGCCAACTTTTGATATCAGCGAAGATGAACATGGTGGGCGTCCGCAAGGGTTCGGTGGCGTGGAAGTAATGCGTGATATGGTTAATTATGAAATGATTACGCCTGTTATTGTGGTTACGGCGTATGAATATTTTTCCGTTGATAGTGATGAAGATCTAGCTCATGGCAAAGAGTCCACGTTGATAGAATTAAAATGCGAGTTGGGCGACGAATTTCCAGAAATTTTTATAGAGCTAATCAAGTACGATACTTTCACTGATGAATGGCAAACGCAGCTGGTTGAAAGTATTATGGCGATTGAGGGGTTGTTTTGA
- a CDS encoding LexA family protein, which yields MIGTNTQASSQNDDQPDQSVIDLTPELPFTVLRGEEGRTNPRAVPLIPLQIAAGSFSESQALDTDVDEWVELPDGFSASEDLFVAQVVGESMNRRIPNGAWCLFRANPKGTRQGKIVVAQHHRIDDAETGGSFTVKKYYSEKVEAEGGVGWAHQRIKLLPESSDSSFQPIVLGTEDQDEVRVLAELVVVLI from the coding sequence ATGATTGGCACAAACACTCAGGCGAGCTCGCAGAACGATGATCAACCAGACCAGTCAGTGATCGATCTCACGCCTGAACTGCCATTTACCGTACTACGTGGCGAGGAGGGCAGAACCAACCCCCGCGCCGTACCTCTGATCCCATTACAGATAGCCGCAGGCTCATTCTCCGAATCCCAGGCACTGGATACCGATGTGGATGAATGGGTTGAGCTACCGGATGGCTTTAGCGCAAGCGAAGACTTGTTTGTCGCCCAGGTAGTAGGCGAATCAATGAACCGCCGTATACCCAACGGCGCCTGGTGTCTGTTTCGCGCTAATCCGAAAGGCACACGCCAGGGCAAAATAGTAGTCGCCCAGCACCACCGCATTGATGATGCCGAAACAGGTGGCAGCTTTACGGTGAAAAAGTACTACAGTGAAAAGGTAGAGGCCGAGGGTGGGGTAGGGTGGGCACATCAGCGGATTAAGCTGTTGCCGGAGTCTTCGGATAGTTCATTTCAACCGATTGTGTTGGGGACTGAGGATCAGGATGAGGTAAGGGTGTTGGCGGAGCTGGTTGTGGTCCTGATTTAA
- a CDS encoding nucleotide pyrophosphohydrolase: protein MSEIKQLTEKVLVFRDERDWKQFHNSKDLALSLVLEATEVLEIFQWKQDQAAIDSIALERKQDLADELADVFCYTLLMANDLGIDLGKALEAKIEKNNAKYPVDKAKGSDKKYTEL, encoded by the coding sequence GTGTCCGAGATAAAGCAACTGACTGAGAAAGTGCTGGTGTTCCGGGATGAGCGCGACTGGAAGCAGTTTCACAACTCCAAGGACCTGGCGCTGTCGCTTGTGCTGGAAGCCACTGAAGTGCTGGAAATCTTCCAGTGGAAGCAAGACCAGGCCGCTATCGATAGCATTGCCCTGGAGCGCAAGCAAGATCTCGCCGACGAACTGGCCGACGTGTTCTGCTACACGCTGCTGATGGCGAATGACCTGGGCATCGATCTGGGCAAAGCACTCGAAGCCAAGATCGAAAAGAACAACGCCAAATATCCCGTAGATAAAGCCAAGGGCTCCGACAAAAAATACACGGAGCTCTAA
- a CDS encoding cation diffusion facilitator family transporter, which produces MTEHNHHHAHEHNHGAHGHSHSHGSGKTLVFALIFTTAFALVEVFAGLMANSLALLSDAGHMFTDSLSLAVGAFSAWLANKPASRQHSFGLQRAEVLGALFNVIFMFLVIAYIAYEAVLRMLDTPEVNGVTVLVVGTLGLLVNIIVAWVLMRGEQNMNVRGALLHVMGDLLGSVAAVAAGAIIYYGGPAIMDPILSLFVCLLILVSAVRLLRAVTRVLMEGVPQGIDPVDVSQALAQIDGVQAVHDLHIWSLSSNSHALAAHVDVDSISAWHQLLPQIQEVLRVRFGITHSTLQPEDAAMVAGCEVEAGCGGRSKHDEDASAPKQRV; this is translated from the coding sequence ATGACCGAACACAACCACCATCACGCGCATGAGCATAATCATGGCGCACATGGCCACAGCCACAGTCATGGCAGCGGCAAGACCCTGGTATTCGCGCTCATCTTTACCACCGCGTTTGCCTTGGTTGAAGTATTTGCCGGGCTCATGGCCAACTCGCTGGCCTTGTTGTCCGATGCCGGCCACATGTTTACCGATTCGCTTTCACTGGCCGTCGGCGCCTTTTCTGCCTGGCTGGCCAACAAACCCGCCTCACGCCAGCATTCATTCGGCCTGCAGCGCGCCGAAGTGCTGGGCGCGTTGTTCAACGTCATCTTCATGTTCCTGGTGATTGCCTATATCGCCTACGAAGCCGTGCTGCGCATGCTCGACACGCCCGAGGTGAACGGCGTCACCGTGCTGGTCGTCGGAACCCTGGGTCTGCTGGTGAACATCATCGTCGCCTGGGTACTGATGCGCGGCGAGCAGAACATGAACGTGCGCGGCGCGCTGCTGCACGTCATGGGCGACCTGCTGGGCTCGGTCGCCGCCGTCGCCGCCGGCGCCATCATCTATTACGGCGGCCCGGCGATCATGGACCCCATCCTCTCGCTATTCGTCTGCCTGCTCATCCTGGTATCGGCCGTCCGCCTGCTGCGCGCCGTCACCCGCGTACTGATGGAAGGCGTGCCGCAAGGCATAGACCCGGTCGACGTCAGCCAGGCCCTCGCACAGATCGACGGCGTACAGGCAGTACACGACCTGCACATCTGGAGCCTCTCATCCAACAGCCACGCGCTGGCCGCGCACGTAGATGTAGACAGCATCAGCGCATGGCACCAGCTTTTGCCGCAGATTCAGGAGGTACTGCGCGTGCGTTTTGGTATAACGCACAGCACCTTGCAGCCGGAGGATGCGGCGATGGTGGCGGGGTGCGAGGTTGAAGCGGGATGCGGTGGGCGGTCGAAGCACGATGAGGACGCTTCAGCACCAAAACAACGTGTTTAA
- a CDS encoding M48 family metallopeptidase, with the protein MTTLKYLSGYAPSLQQQVQALIDQDRLGAWLEQRYPPRAQHLIQSDAALYEYTQRLKQQHMRSSGPISKVYFDTRMHVIDNALGQHQFVSRVQGSKLKAKNEIKVSAMLKTLPEPLLRMVVVHELAHLREKGHNKAFYQLCRHMEPDYHQLELDLRLFLTLRDQA; encoded by the coding sequence TTGACCACACTCAAATACCTCAGCGGCTACGCTCCCAGCCTGCAGCAGCAAGTGCAGGCACTGATTGACCAGGACCGGCTGGGCGCCTGGCTGGAGCAGCGCTACCCACCGCGGGCGCAGCATCTGATTCAGTCCGACGCTGCGCTGTACGAGTACACCCAGCGTCTGAAGCAGCAGCACATGCGCAGCAGCGGGCCGATCAGCAAGGTGTATTTCGATACCCGCATGCACGTGATCGACAACGCGCTGGGCCAGCACCAGTTTGTCAGCCGCGTGCAGGGCAGCAAGCTCAAGGCCAAGAACGAAATCAAGGTTTCGGCCATGCTCAAAACCCTGCCTGAGCCGCTGCTGCGCATGGTGGTAGTGCATGAGCTGGCGCACCTGCGCGAGAAAGGCCACAACAAGGCCTTCTATCAGCTCTGCCGGCACATGGAGCCCGATTATCACCAGCTGGAACTCGACTTGCGGCTGTTTCTGACGTTGCGCGACCAGGCTTGA
- a CDS encoding SDR family oxidoreductase codes for MNLQLSGKRALVTGGTKGVGKAVVELLLAEGAKVITAARTITKELPDCLYLAADLTTQEGCETLAAEAVRLLGGVDVIVHVLGGSSAPGGGFAALSDAHWQRELNLNLLPAVRLDRALLPNMLQRGSGVIIHVTSIQNKLPLPEATTAYAAAKAALSTYSKSLSKEVTPQGVRVTRVSPGWVETEASVALAERLAEEAGTDYEGGKKIIMDSLGGIPLGRPSQPAEVANLIAFLVSPRAASISGTEFVVDGGTVPTV; via the coding sequence ATGAACCTCCAATTAAGCGGCAAGCGCGCGCTGGTCACCGGCGGTACCAAAGGGGTGGGCAAGGCAGTGGTCGAGTTGCTTCTCGCAGAAGGGGCAAAGGTCATCACCGCCGCTCGAACGATAACCAAGGAGCTACCCGATTGCCTGTACCTGGCGGCAGACCTCACGACTCAAGAGGGCTGCGAGACGCTGGCAGCAGAAGCCGTCCGCCTGTTGGGCGGGGTAGATGTGATAGTTCACGTGCTGGGCGGCTCGTCCGCGCCTGGTGGCGGCTTTGCCGCACTCAGTGATGCGCACTGGCAGCGCGAGCTGAACCTGAACCTGTTGCCGGCTGTGCGGCTGGATCGTGCCTTGCTGCCCAACATGCTGCAGCGCGGGTCGGGCGTCATCATTCACGTCACCTCTATTCAAAATAAACTGCCTTTACCTGAAGCCACCACGGCTTACGCCGCCGCCAAGGCGGCACTGTCTACCTACAGCAAAAGCCTTTCAAAGGAAGTGACGCCGCAGGGCGTACGCGTAACCCGAGTGTCGCCAGGCTGGGTTGAAACTGAGGCCTCGGTCGCGCTGGCAGAACGTTTGGCAGAAGAGGCCGGAACCGACTATGAGGGCGGCAAGAAGATCATCATGGATTCGCTGGGCGGCATTCCGCTTGGCCGCCCGTCGCAGCCGGCAGAAGTGGCCAACCTCATCGCGTTCCTGGTCTCGCCGCGCGCCGCATCCATCAGCGGAACGGAGTTTGTTGTTGACGGCGGGACCGTGCCGACGGTTTAG
- a CDS encoding nuclear transport factor 2 family protein: protein MTFSLPDAVLTCFDIINGGDPKRVNACFQPDATVTDENQRHQGLSAIESWQRETRQAFTYKAEPLAATTENGVLNVRARLTGDFPGSPVQLDHVFVLEQGMIQSLEIKPA from the coding sequence ATGACATTTTCACTTCCTGATGCCGTTTTAACCTGCTTTGACATCATCAATGGGGGCGATCCCAAACGCGTGAACGCGTGTTTCCAGCCAGATGCCACAGTGACGGATGAAAACCAGCGACACCAGGGCCTCAGCGCCATCGAGTCCTGGCAGCGCGAGACCCGCCAAGCTTTTACCTACAAGGCCGAACCCTTGGCGGCGACCACAGAAAATGGCGTGCTCAACGTCAGGGCGCGACTGACCGGGGACTTCCCTGGCAGTCCGGTGCAGCTCGACCATGTTTTTGTGCTTGAGCAAGGCATGATTCAGTCACTGGAGATCAAACCCGCATGA
- a CDS encoding LysR family transcriptional regulator yields MAIYRPGLIELEAAMAVAHRGSFRAAAVDMGMSTTALSNTIAKLEANLQTRLFSRTTRSVSPTEAGRIFIDQVGPVLQDMRGAIDTVVSHNAGPSGTLRINAFASAAREILTPLVLAFLKQHPQVDVDLVTEGRMVDIVAEGFDFGVRLANLVPSDMIAISLGRPQRYAVVGSPEYIDKNGRPATPADLLQHHCVRIRLPNGALFPWQFERDGEQVKIDVTGQLTLDEASLAKAAVKSGVGLGLLMEHDVAHEIETGQLCRVLEDWTPARGSLCLYYPNRRNPSAAFTAFTHMAHSLANQ; encoded by the coding sequence ATGGCTATCTACCGCCCCGGACTGATCGAACTAGAGGCTGCCATGGCTGTTGCGCACAGGGGGTCGTTCCGTGCGGCGGCGGTGGACATGGGTATGTCGACCACGGCGCTGAGCAATACCATTGCCAAGCTGGAAGCCAATCTGCAGACCCGACTGTTCAGCAGAACCACACGCAGCGTATCGCCGACCGAAGCCGGCCGTATCTTCATCGATCAGGTGGGGCCGGTATTACAAGACATGCGCGGCGCGATCGACACTGTGGTGTCGCATAACGCCGGACCTTCCGGCACCTTGCGTATCAACGCATTCGCCAGCGCGGCACGGGAAATTCTAACGCCGCTGGTGCTGGCGTTTTTGAAGCAACATCCGCAGGTGGACGTGGACCTGGTCACCGAGGGGCGCATGGTGGATATCGTGGCCGAGGGTTTTGATTTTGGCGTGCGTCTGGCCAACCTGGTACCCAGCGACATGATTGCGATTTCGCTGGGCCGGCCACAGCGCTACGCGGTGGTAGGCTCGCCAGAATACATCGATAAGAATGGCCGCCCTGCTACACCTGCCGATTTGTTGCAGCATCACTGCGTGCGCATTCGCCTGCCCAACGGCGCGCTATTCCCCTGGCAGTTTGAGCGAGACGGCGAGCAGGTCAAGATTGATGTTACCGGTCAGCTGACCCTGGATGAGGCCAGCCTGGCCAAGGCGGCGGTGAAAAGCGGGGTTGGGCTTGGTTTATTGATGGAGCACGACGTCGCCCATGAGATCGAAACCGGACAATTGTGCCGCGTGCTGGAAGACTGGACGCCAGCGCGAGGTAGCCTTTGCCTTTACTACCCCAATCGCCGCAATCCGTCAGCGGCCTTTACCGCCTTTACTCATATGGCACACTCGCTTGCGAACCAATAG
- a CDS encoding DUF2147 domain-containing protein gives MPTTSRASRFVLALLAVCLSSIAWADNSSPEGLWKSIDDNSGNPRALIRIVEQEGTLRGTIEEVFPQPGKEQHKTCKECEGENKDAPIIGLTILTGLQKDGDEYTGGEILDPENGKVYRSKAELIDGGEKLQVRGYIGTPILGRTQTWIRQE, from the coding sequence ATGCCTACCACCTCTCGCGCGAGCCGCTTCGTTCTTGCACTGCTAGCCGTCTGCCTGTCCTCTATCGCCTGGGCGGATAACAGCTCACCTGAGGGGCTATGGAAGAGCATTGATGACAACAGCGGAAACCCCCGTGCACTTATCCGTATTGTCGAGCAAGAGGGCACGCTGCGCGGCACTATTGAAGAGGTTTTTCCGCAGCCAGGTAAAGAGCAACACAAAACCTGCAAGGAGTGCGAAGGCGAGAACAAGGACGCGCCCATCATCGGGTTGACCATCCTCACCGGCCTGCAGAAAGACGGCGACGAATACACCGGTGGTGAGATACTCGACCCCGAGAATGGCAAGGTCTATCGCAGCAAGGCGGAGCTGATCGACGGTGGTGAGAAGCTGCAGGTGCGGGGCTATATCGGTACGCCCATCCTGGGCCGCACGCAAACCTGGATACGGCAGGAGTAG
- the fabF gene encoding beta-ketoacyl-ACP synthase II: MSKRIVVTGLGAVTPLGSKVETVWQRLLAGQSGIRALPEALIGDLAVRIGGQVPDATQDTEAGFDPDSLLPPKEQRKMDRFILFAIAAAQQALDQAGWRPTTPEAQERTATIIGSGVGGFPAMVEAVRTTDNKGPRRLSPFTIPSFLGNMAAGHVSILHGFKGPLGTPVTACAAGVQAIGDAARLIRAGEADLAVCGGAEACMHRVSLAGFAAARALSTSHGDSPQLASRPFDQARDGFVMGEGAGLLVIESLEHALARGATPLAELVGYGTSADAYHMTAGPEDGSGALRAMQQALRQADVSPEQVQYLNAHATSTPVGDLGEIAAIKTLFGHGAGPAISSTKSATGHLLGAAGGIEAIFTVLALRDQIAPATLNLTSPDPAAQGLDLIRTQARDISMEYALSNGFGFGGVNASVLFRRWH; the protein is encoded by the coding sequence GTGAGCAAACGTATCGTTGTGACCGGTCTGGGTGCGGTAACGCCCCTGGGTTCAAAGGTGGAAACAGTATGGCAGCGACTGCTGGCAGGGCAATCAGGGATTCGTGCTTTGCCCGAAGCGCTGATTGGTGATTTGGCCGTGCGTATTGGTGGACAAGTGCCTGATGCAACGCAGGATACCGAAGCCGGATTTGATCCGGATTCGCTGTTGCCGCCCAAAGAACAACGCAAGATGGACCGCTTTATCCTTTTTGCCATCGCCGCTGCTCAGCAGGCGCTAGACCAGGCGGGCTGGAGACCGACCACGCCAGAAGCGCAGGAGCGTACAGCGACCATCATCGGTTCCGGTGTCGGTGGCTTTCCAGCGATGGTCGAGGCGGTGCGCACCACCGACAACAAAGGCCCACGCCGACTTTCACCGTTCACCATTCCCTCTTTTCTAGGCAATATGGCGGCCGGGCATGTATCTATTCTGCACGGGTTCAAGGGCCCGCTAGGCACGCCCGTCACGGCTTGTGCGGCGGGCGTACAAGCCATTGGCGACGCCGCCAGACTGATCCGCGCTGGGGAGGCAGATCTAGCCGTGTGTGGTGGCGCGGAAGCCTGTATGCACCGCGTTAGTCTCGCAGGCTTCGCTGCAGCGCGTGCGTTGTCTACCAGCCATGGTGATTCGCCGCAGCTGGCATCCAGGCCCTTTGATCAGGCGCGTGATGGTTTTGTCATGGGCGAGGGCGCCGGACTCTTGGTGATAGAGAGCCTGGAACACGCCCTCGCGCGCGGCGCGACACCGCTCGCCGAATTGGTGGGGTACGGGACCAGTGCTGACGCCTACCACATGACCGCTGGACCGGAAGACGGTAGCGGCGCGTTACGAGCCATGCAGCAAGCATTGCGCCAAGCTGACGTATCACCAGAGCAAGTGCAGTACCTGAACGCCCATGCCACCTCTACACCAGTAGGCGACTTGGGTGAGATCGCCGCAATTAAAACGTTGTTTGGTCACGGCGCTGGGCCCGCCATCAGTTCAACCAAATCGGCGACCGGCCACTTACTGGGTGCAGCCGGGGGGATAGAGGCCATCTTTACCGTGCTCGCACTGCGTGATCAGATCGCCCCTGCGACGTTGAACCTGACGTCGCCTGATCCCGCCGCGCAGGGGCTCGATTTGATTCGCACTCAGGCTCGCGACATCAGCATGGAGTATGCGTTGTCGAATGGTTTCGGCTTTGGCGGTGTCAACGCCAGTGTGCTGTTCCGGCGCTGGCACTGA